One genomic segment of Hordeum vulgare subsp. vulgare chromosome 2H, MorexV3_pseudomolecules_assembly, whole genome shotgun sequence includes these proteins:
- the LOC123425880 gene encoding TORTIFOLIA1-like protein 1 isoform X2: MATAVSKSATKSHPRSPATAQPPNPASAAAAAGAAPSKSAAMAELKSRVLSALAKLSDRDTHHIAVEELDRFIRSPPSPDAVPMLLHALASDTQGLASPARRESIRLLATLCVAHPDAAAPHLQKVMAHLSRRLKDTTSDSSVRDACRDASGQLAAVYLRPLAASAAGEAGNGTVALFLKPLFEVMGEQSKTVQSGAAACLAKTVEGAGPGPGVLGMFGKLGSRVFKLVGGQGVQAKGSLLNVIGSLAQVGAISPQNMQQTLQSIRDCLENSDWATRKAAADTLCVLATYSGHLIGDGAAPTIAALEACRFDKVRPVRDSVIDAVQLWKQLTGEDTNDGKTKEPTGSEMKLDSPSNNEKAKGSSIAEKAAVLLKKRPTLTDRELNPEFFQKLETRTTDDLAVEVVVPRKTLQSHLQSEDDPEEADGDHVGAANSNGSADDEGSLTQGRASSSFQSVRNKWAGQRGSRNKDAKTRPSDVEDRCETSAKDSAPMTIPGDGPFINNKTNWLVIQKQLSQLERQQTSLMNMLQDFMGGSHDSMVTLENRVRGLERVVEEMARDISLSSGRRGGGSTLGFDSSPGRSSAKYNGFHEYSNSKFGRGGDGRVGFADRYFSADGMASGVRSPSWRPDSEQWDSYAYSGSRSGMSSRRGLDSFSSDTRVPRNGNDQAGPRRGWDKGQGPFRFGEGPSARSAWRASKDEATLEAIRVAGEDNGSSRAAARVAIPELDGEALNDDNQGDGRGPLWESWTRAMDAIHVGDMDSAYAEVLSAGDAELLVKLMEQTGPVVDQLSNEVSNEVLHAVGQFLVEESFYDIALSWLQQLTDLVMENGSDYLGIPRDAKNDLLFGLHEATAIELPDDWEGATPVQIMKQLASSWHIDLQQLIN, from the exons ATGGCGACCGCGGTCTCCAAATCCGCCACCAAATCGCATCCCAGGTCGCCCGCCACCGCGCAGCCGCCGAACCCTGCCTCCGCCGCGGCCGCCGCTGGCGCGGCACCGTCCAAGAGCGCTGCCATGGCGGAGCTCAAGTCGCGCGTGCTCTCCGCGCTCGCCAAGCTCTCTGACCGCGACACGCACCACATCGCCGTCGAGGAACTCGACCGCTTCATCCGGTCGCCGCCGTCCCCGGACGCCGTGCCCATGCTCCTCCATGCGCTGGCGTCCGACACCCAGGGGCTCGCCTCGCCGGCGCGGCGCGAATCCATACGTCTCCTTGCCACGCTCTGCGTGGCGCACCCCGACGCCGCGGCGCCGCACCTGCAGAAGGTGATGGCGCATCTCTCGCGACGGCTCAAGGACACGACCTCCGACTCGTCCGTGCGGGACGCGTGCCGCGACGCCTCCGGGCAGCTAGCGGCGGTCTACCTCCGGCCGCTTGCTGCTTCAGCAGCTGGCGAGGCGGGAAATGGGACCGTCGCACTGTTCTTGAAACCGCTCTTCGAGGTCATGGGAGAGCAGAGCAAGACTGTGCAGAGCGGGGCCGCGGCCTGCTTGGCAAAAACAGTGGAGGGGGCAGGCCCTGGACCTGGTGTGTTGGGGATGTTTGGTAAGCTTGGTTCCAGGGTTTTCAAGTTGGTCGGCGGACAGGGTGTGCAGGCCAAGGGGTCACTGCTCAATGTCATCGGAAGCTTAGCTCAG GTTGGAGCAATCAGTCCCCAGAATATGCAACAGACACTGCAAAGTATCCGCGACTGTCTCGAGAACAGTGATTGGGCTACCAGGAAAGCAGCTGCTGACACATTGTGTGTCCTGGCTACCTATTCAGGCCACCTGATAGGTGATGGGGCCGCTCCAACCATAGCTGCTCTTGAGGCTTGCCGTTTTGATAAG GTAAGGCCTGTCAGAGACAGCGTGATCGATGCAGTGCAGCTGTGGAAGCAATTGACAGGTGAAGATACAAATG ATGGTAAAACTAAAGAACCAACTGGCAGTGAAATGAAGCTGGATTCACCTAGCAATAATGAGAAAGCAAAGGGCAGTAGCATAGCTGAAAAAGCAGCAGTTCTCTTGAAGAAAAGACCTACACTAACTGACAGGGAATTGAACCCTGAgttttttcaaaagcttgagacgAGAACCACAGATGACTTGGCTGTTGAGGTGGTAGTTCCCCGCAAGACGCTACAATCTCATCTACAAAGCGAAGATGATCCAGAAGAAGCAGATGGCGATCATGTTGGTGCTGCTAACAGCAATGGATCTGCAGATGATGAAGGAAGTCTGACTCAAGGGCGGGCTAGTTCTAGTTTTCAAAGTGTTCGAAATAAATGGGCTGGCCAAAGAGGAAGTAGAAACAAAGATGCAAAGACTAGACCATCTGATGTTGAAGATAGGTGTGAAACCAGTGCAAAAGATTCTGCACCAATGACTATCCCAGGAGATGGTCCCTTCATAAATAATAAAACAAACTGGTTAGTGATACAGAAGCAGTTATCACAATTGGAGAGACAGCAAACGAgcctcatgaacatgttgcag GATTTCATGGGAGGATCTCATGACAGCATGGTTACTCTGGAAAACAGAGTACGTGGTCTTGAGAGGGTTGTCGAGGAAATGGCTAGGGATATATCATTGTCATCAGGCAGGAGAGGTGGTGGTTCAACCCTGGGCTTCGATTCATCTCCCGGCAGATCATCTGCAAAATACAATGGGTTTCATGAGTATTCTAATTCCAAATTTGGTAGGGGTGGTGATGGAAGGGTAGGGTTCGCAGATAGGTATTTTTCTGCAGATGGTATGGCTTCTGGTGTAAGAAGCCCATCTTGGAGACCAGATTCTGAGCAATGGGATTCATATGCTTATTCTGGATCACGAAGTGGAATGAGTTCCAGGAGAGGATTAGATTCTTTTTCATCTGACACCAGGGTTCCTAGAAACGGTAATGATCAAGCAGGCCCGAGGCGAGGATGGGACAAAGGACAGGGGCCATTTAGGTTTGGAGAGGGTCCTTCTGCTCGAAGTGCATGGAGAGCCTCGAAAGATGAGGCAACACTGGAAGCTATCAGAGTGGCTGGTGAAGATAATGGAAGTTCAAGGGCTGCTGCAAGAGTTGCTATTCCTGAGCTGGATGGAGAGGCTTTGAATGATGACAATCAAGGGGATGGAAGAGGTCCACTTTGGGAATCCTGGACCCGCGCGATGGATGCTATTCATGTTGGTGACATGGATTCGGCTTATGCTGAGGTCCTTTCAGCTGGAGATGCTGAGCTACTTGTAAAGTTAATGGAGCAAACTGGACCAGTCGTTGATCAACTGTCAAACGAGGTTTCGAATGAGGTTCTACATGCTGTTGGACAATTCCTTGTAGAAGAAAGCTTCTATGATATAGCTTTGAGTTGGCTTCAGCAG TTGACCGATCTGGTAATGGAAAATGGATCCGACTATCTTGGAATCCCTCGAGATGCGAAGAATGACCTCTTATTTGGACTTCACGAAGCTACTGCCATCGAGCTGCCGGATGATTGGGAGGGTGCGACACCAGTTCAGATAATGAAGCAGCTAGCCTCATCGTGGCACATCGATCTGCAGCAGCTTATCAATTAG